In Pseudomonadota bacterium, a single window of DNA contains:
- a CDS encoding mechanosensitive ion channel produces the protein PLIMPDPDPAVVIAGFAEGAINIEVRVFVKELAQRALVDHELRLAIHDKLRAHHIETPLPERTVNVRSFVPIQSQGSEKPREAQRAGSGVNPINRQEDP, from the coding sequence CCCCTTGATCATGCCGGACCCGGACCCGGCCGTAGTGATCGCCGGCTTTGCGGAGGGTGCTATCAATATCGAAGTAAGGGTATTTGTCAAAGAGCTGGCGCAACGTGCATTGGTTGACCACGAGCTACGCCTCGCCATCCACGATAAATTGCGCGCTCACCACATCGAAACGCCTTTACCGGAGCGCACCGTGAATGTACGCTCGTTCGTGCCTATTCAGAGTCAGGGATCGGAAAAACCGCGGGAGGCGCAGCGAGCGGGAAGCGGCGTCAATCCAATAAACAGGCAGGAGGACCCGTAG